One segment of Alnus glutinosa chromosome 2, dhAlnGlut1.1, whole genome shotgun sequence DNA contains the following:
- the LOC133859248 gene encoding tRNA-specific adenosine deaminase TAD3 isoform X1 — translation MNKSTDSWEILHIPDKPPTPPDQQPTVNAFASVIEPKLANTLVRRLNQIAPLESLRHVKRVHKKYLEGGKTQLSVILCLACENDTQLDSMPHGVRELVNSYQLSPFITKVCKFDASSKEEWEEQCKLWPTSYHPPTYNIDGITGFSEEDSQFVFSFMRFAVELAKSDHGLVVNAAVIVDPSVKQVIASACDESCCWNTPTNKTSIRPCSLKQPEDCISHPDSNIVVTHDSLLPNDSPTKLEQLCTGVSCLYPWQWSEKQPHTPNSCYWHPLRHAALVAIESSAARDRQLFSGLGDIEDKSSELDHTQSSFTSSPAKRQKINLKNVEDDEKLDTLTEGHHSVVARPYLCTGYDIYLVWEPCTMCAMALVHQRIRRIFYAFPNLNAGALGSVHRLQGEKSLNHRFAVFRVLLPEEVLDLKL, via the exons ATGAACAAGAGCACAGACTCGTGGGAAATCCTTCACATCCCAGACAAACCTCCAACACCGCCTGACCAACAACCCACCG TGAATGCTTTTGCTTCAGTTATTGAGCCAAAGCTCGCCAACACTCTGGTAAG GCGTTTAAATCAGATAGCGCCACTGGAGTCTCTCCGCCATGTGAAGCGTGTGCATAAGAAATATCTTGAAGGAG GGAAAACTCAGTTATCAGTGATTTTATGTCTAGCATGTGAAAATGACACTCAGTTGGACAGTATGCCGCATGGTGTACGGGAGCTAGTCAATTCCTACCAGTTGAGTCCTTTTATTACAAAA GTTTGCAAATTTGATGCATCATCAAAGGAAGAGTGGGAAGAACAGTGCAAGCTTTGGCCAACATCATATCATCCACCAACTTA CAATATTGATGGCATTACTGGATTTAGCGAAGAGGACTCACAATTCGTTTTCAGCTTCATGAGATTTGCTGTTGAGTTGGCAAAATCTGATCATGGTTTG GTAGTGAATGCTGCAGTGATTGTGGATCCTTCAGTTAAGCAAGTAATTGCTAGTGCATGTGATGAAAGTTGCTGTTGGAATACTCCCACTAACAAAACCAGCATTCGACCTTGCTCCTTGAAACAGCCAGAAGATTGTATTTCCCATCCTgattccaatatagtagtaacccATGACAGCTTACTTCCAAATGATTCCCCCACTAAACTTGAACAATTATGTACTGGCGTTTCTTGTTTATACCCTTGGCAGTGGTCTGAAAAACAACCACATACACCAAATTCTTGTTATTGGCACCCTTTACGACATGCTGCACTTGTCGCCATTGAATCCTCTGCTGCTAGGGACAGGCAACTTTTCTCTGGTTTGGGAGACATTGAAGATAAATCTTCCGAGTTGGATCATACGCAGTCTTCTTTCACAAGCTCTCCagctaaaagacaaaaaatcaATCTTAAAAAT GTTGAGGATGATGAGAAACTGGATACTCTTACTGAAGGGCATCATTCTGTAGTAGCCAGACCTTATCTATGTACTGGGTATGACATCTACCTTGTTTGGGAGCCATGTACAAT GTGTGCAATGGCACTTGTTCATCAAAGAATTAGGCGCATATTTTATGCTTTTCCAAATCTCAATGCTGGTGCCTTGGGCAGTGTTCACAGATTACAGGGAGAGAAAAGCTTAAATCATCGCTTTGCTGTTTTCAGGGTCTTGTTGCCTGAAGAAGTGCTAGACCTGAAACTTTAA
- the LOC133861007 gene encoding single-stranded DNA-binding protein WHY2, mitochondrial, with translation MMKLSRLLPSRKQLSEKLLYGKVADAKDSSCLYTFAFRAGISTVRENFAAKGGAASQIFAPYSIFKGKAALTVKPVLPTFTKLDSGNLIVDRRGVMMLTFLPAIGERKYDSEKRQLFALSPTEVGSLISLGSKDSCEFFHDPSMLKSNSGQVRKTLSIKAHADGSGYFISLNVVNNILKTKEYLSVPVTTAEIAVIKTACSFALPHILGWDRLTNQPQLPRPIEGHPSKVDPKFVELEWDK, from the exons ATGATGAAGCTATCGCGCCTTTTGCCTTCCAG GAAGCAGTTGTCTGAAAAACTGTTATATGGAAAAGTTGCTGATGCTAAAGATTCTTCATGTTTGTATACTTTTGCATTTCGGGCTGGGATATCAACTGTTAGAGAGAATTTTGCTGCTAAAG GAGGTGCTGCAAGTCAAATATTTGCTCCTTATTCTATTTTCAAGGGCAAAGCTGCACTCACTGTGAAGCCTGTTCTCCCAACTTTCACCAAATTGGAT TCTGGTAATCTTATAGTTGATCGCCGTGGTGTCATGATGTTGACGTTTTTACCTGCTATTGGTGAGCGCAAGTATGATTCTGAGAAGAGACAG TTGTTTGCTTTGTCGCCGACAGAAGTTGGGTCTTTGATAAGCTTGGGATCCAAAGATTCTTGTGAATTCTTCCATGATCCATCAATGCTAAAGAG TAATTCCGGTCAAGTCAGGAAGACCTTATCAATTAAGGCTCATGCGGATGGTAGTGGCTATTTCATTTCTTTGA ATGTTGTCAACAATATTCTTAAAACCAAAGAATACCTCTCTGTTCCTGTCACAACTGCCGAAATTGCGGTGATAAAGACAGCTTGCAGT TTTGCGTTGCCCCACATCTTGGGTTGGGACCGCTTAACTAATCAGCCGCAGCTGCCAAGACCCATAGAGGGGCACCCATCAAAAGTGGATCCAAAATTTGTGGAGTTAGAGTGGGATAAATGA
- the LOC133859248 gene encoding tRNA-specific adenosine deaminase TAD3 isoform X3: protein MNKSTDSWEILHIPDKPPTPPDQQPTVNAFASVIEPKLANTLVCKFDASSKEEWEEQCKLWPTSYHPPTYNIDGITGFSEEDSQFVFSFMRFAVELAKSDHGLVVNAAVIVDPSVKQVIASACDESCCWNTPTNKTSIRPCSLKQPEDCISHPDSNIVVTHDSLLPNDSPTKLEQLCTGVSCLYPWQWSEKQPHTPNSCYWHPLRHAALVAIESSAARDRQLFSGLGDIEDKSSELDHTQSSFTSSPAKRQKINLKNVEDDEKLDTLTEGHHSVVARPYLCTGYDIYLVWEPCTMCAMALVHQRIRRIFYAFPNLNAGALGSVHRLQGEKSLNHRFAVFRVLLPEEVLDLKL, encoded by the exons ATGAACAAGAGCACAGACTCGTGGGAAATCCTTCACATCCCAGACAAACCTCCAACACCGCCTGACCAACAACCCACCG TGAATGCTTTTGCTTCAGTTATTGAGCCAAAGCTCGCCAACACTCTG GTTTGCAAATTTGATGCATCATCAAAGGAAGAGTGGGAAGAACAGTGCAAGCTTTGGCCAACATCATATCATCCACCAACTTA CAATATTGATGGCATTACTGGATTTAGCGAAGAGGACTCACAATTCGTTTTCAGCTTCATGAGATTTGCTGTTGAGTTGGCAAAATCTGATCATGGTTTG GTAGTGAATGCTGCAGTGATTGTGGATCCTTCAGTTAAGCAAGTAATTGCTAGTGCATGTGATGAAAGTTGCTGTTGGAATACTCCCACTAACAAAACCAGCATTCGACCTTGCTCCTTGAAACAGCCAGAAGATTGTATTTCCCATCCTgattccaatatagtagtaacccATGACAGCTTACTTCCAAATGATTCCCCCACTAAACTTGAACAATTATGTACTGGCGTTTCTTGTTTATACCCTTGGCAGTGGTCTGAAAAACAACCACATACACCAAATTCTTGTTATTGGCACCCTTTACGACATGCTGCACTTGTCGCCATTGAATCCTCTGCTGCTAGGGACAGGCAACTTTTCTCTGGTTTGGGAGACATTGAAGATAAATCTTCCGAGTTGGATCATACGCAGTCTTCTTTCACAAGCTCTCCagctaaaagacaaaaaatcaATCTTAAAAAT GTTGAGGATGATGAGAAACTGGATACTCTTACTGAAGGGCATCATTCTGTAGTAGCCAGACCTTATCTATGTACTGGGTATGACATCTACCTTGTTTGGGAGCCATGTACAAT GTGTGCAATGGCACTTGTTCATCAAAGAATTAGGCGCATATTTTATGCTTTTCCAAATCTCAATGCTGGTGCCTTGGGCAGTGTTCACAGATTACAGGGAGAGAAAAGCTTAAATCATCGCTTTGCTGTTTTCAGGGTCTTGTTGCCTGAAGAAGTGCTAGACCTGAAACTTTAA
- the LOC133859248 gene encoding tRNA-specific adenosine deaminase TAD3 isoform X2, with amino-acid sequence MLLLQLLSQSSPTLWRLNQIAPLESLRHVKRVHKKYLEGGKTQLSVILCLACENDTQLDSMPHGVRELVNSYQLSPFITKVCKFDASSKEEWEEQCKLWPTSYHPPTYNIDGITGFSEEDSQFVFSFMRFAVELAKSDHGLVVNAAVIVDPSVKQVIASACDESCCWNTPTNKTSIRPCSLKQPEDCISHPDSNIVVTHDSLLPNDSPTKLEQLCTGVSCLYPWQWSEKQPHTPNSCYWHPLRHAALVAIESSAARDRQLFSGLGDIEDKSSELDHTQSSFTSSPAKRQKINLKNVEDDEKLDTLTEGHHSVVARPYLCTGYDIYLVWEPCTMCAMALVHQRIRRIFYAFPNLNAGALGSVHRLQGEKSLNHRFAVFRVLLPEEVLDLKL; translated from the exons ATGCTTTTGCTTCAGTTATTGAGCCAAAGCTCGCCAACACTCTG GCGTTTAAATCAGATAGCGCCACTGGAGTCTCTCCGCCATGTGAAGCGTGTGCATAAGAAATATCTTGAAGGAG GGAAAACTCAGTTATCAGTGATTTTATGTCTAGCATGTGAAAATGACACTCAGTTGGACAGTATGCCGCATGGTGTACGGGAGCTAGTCAATTCCTACCAGTTGAGTCCTTTTATTACAAAA GTTTGCAAATTTGATGCATCATCAAAGGAAGAGTGGGAAGAACAGTGCAAGCTTTGGCCAACATCATATCATCCACCAACTTA CAATATTGATGGCATTACTGGATTTAGCGAAGAGGACTCACAATTCGTTTTCAGCTTCATGAGATTTGCTGTTGAGTTGGCAAAATCTGATCATGGTTTG GTAGTGAATGCTGCAGTGATTGTGGATCCTTCAGTTAAGCAAGTAATTGCTAGTGCATGTGATGAAAGTTGCTGTTGGAATACTCCCACTAACAAAACCAGCATTCGACCTTGCTCCTTGAAACAGCCAGAAGATTGTATTTCCCATCCTgattccaatatagtagtaacccATGACAGCTTACTTCCAAATGATTCCCCCACTAAACTTGAACAATTATGTACTGGCGTTTCTTGTTTATACCCTTGGCAGTGGTCTGAAAAACAACCACATACACCAAATTCTTGTTATTGGCACCCTTTACGACATGCTGCACTTGTCGCCATTGAATCCTCTGCTGCTAGGGACAGGCAACTTTTCTCTGGTTTGGGAGACATTGAAGATAAATCTTCCGAGTTGGATCATACGCAGTCTTCTTTCACAAGCTCTCCagctaaaagacaaaaaatcaATCTTAAAAAT GTTGAGGATGATGAGAAACTGGATACTCTTACTGAAGGGCATCATTCTGTAGTAGCCAGACCTTATCTATGTACTGGGTATGACATCTACCTTGTTTGGGAGCCATGTACAAT GTGTGCAATGGCACTTGTTCATCAAAGAATTAGGCGCATATTTTATGCTTTTCCAAATCTCAATGCTGGTGCCTTGGGCAGTGTTCACAGATTACAGGGAGAGAAAAGCTTAAATCATCGCTTTGCTGTTTTCAGGGTCTTGTTGCCTGAAGAAGTGCTAGACCTGAAACTTTAA